From the genome of Azospira restricta, one region includes:
- a CDS encoding TlpA family protein disulfide reductase, with protein sequence MARSPSRNPSIESPGAGRRRLLQLLTLPLCAAACGREALPRAAVGVGDPFPSFELPDLQRRPRRLADFLGRPLLLNFWATWCPPCRAEMAGLQVLHRGLAAYGGAVVAVSVDDDINLVREFVLQVGVEFPVLLDTGRAFATAALRLSSYPTSFVLRRDGRVGEVVVGARAWEAPDELPRLLAAAA encoded by the coding sequence GTGGCGCGGTCTCCGTCAAGAAACCCCTCGATTGAATCTCCCGGCGCCGGTCGCCGGCGGCTGCTGCAGCTGCTGACCCTGCCGCTGTGCGCCGCCGCCTGCGGTCGCGAGGCGCTGCCGCGTGCCGCCGTCGGCGTCGGCGACCCTTTCCCGTCGTTCGAGCTCCCCGATCTGCAGCGCCGGCCGCGGCGGCTCGCCGACTTCCTCGGTCGCCCGCTGCTGCTCAACTTCTGGGCCACCTGGTGCCCGCCGTGCCGAGCCGAAATGGCCGGTCTGCAGGTGCTGCACCGCGGACTGGCGGCGTACGGCGGAGCCGTCGTCGCCGTTTCGGTCGACGACGACATCAACCTCGTGCGCGAGTTCGTGCTGCAGGTGGGGGTGGAGTTTCCGGTGTTGCTCGACACCGGCCGTGCTTTCGCGACCGCCGCGTTGCGGCTGTCGTCGTATCCGACCAGCTTCGTGCTGCGCCGCGACGGGCGGGTCGGCGAGGTGGTCGTCGGCGCGCGCGCCTGGGAGGCGCCGGACGAGCTGCCGCGGCTACTGGCGGCGGCTGCCTGA
- a CDS encoding sigma-54-dependent transcriptional regulator: MHVLVIDDEAAIRQILAATVSRAGHSVDTAENVKEASSKLVRGDVDVALCDIKMPDGNGVDLVRSFKGSGIDTHFIMVTAFASMETAVEALRAGATDYIVKPVRNEELLHRLAQIDSMRGLKAENQALRQMVAGERGVFHFTAPSMTAMERLVSKVAVTDSTVLITGESGTGKGVTARSIHEMSARSEFPFIPVNCGAIPENLLESEFFGHTKGAFTGADRARKGLFSQADRGTLFLDEIGELPLHMQTKLLHVIEDKEVRPLGGEQARRVDTRIVAATNRNLADMVKEGTFREDLFFRLSMFHIHIPPLRERREDISRLIRYVLQNLAGNASKKVLELDPMAEELLADYAWPGNVRELENVINRAYILADGGRITLSDLPPDIARNTVSSKPVSGMDVAVSGGLREQLRRLEADIIFRALKDCGGDRKVAAQRLEIGLSSLYRKLEEFEALGMMRLEA; the protein is encoded by the coding sequence ATGCATGTGCTGGTAATTGATGACGAAGCGGCAATCCGCCAGATCCTGGCGGCGACGGTGAGCCGTGCCGGCCATTCGGTCGATACCGCGGAAAACGTCAAGGAGGCGTCCTCCAAGCTGGTCCGCGGCGACGTCGATGTCGCGCTGTGCGACATCAAGATGCCGGACGGCAACGGCGTCGATCTCGTGCGCAGCTTCAAGGGCTCGGGGATCGATACGCATTTCATCATGGTCACCGCCTTCGCCTCGATGGAGACGGCGGTCGAGGCGCTGCGCGCCGGCGCCACCGACTACATCGTCAAGCCGGTGCGCAACGAGGAGCTGCTGCACCGCCTCGCGCAGATCGACTCGATGCGCGGCCTGAAGGCGGAGAACCAGGCGCTGCGGCAGATGGTCGCCGGCGAGCGCGGCGTCTTCCACTTCACCGCGCCGTCGATGACGGCGATGGAACGGCTGGTGTCGAAGGTCGCGGTCACCGACAGCACCGTGCTGATCACCGGCGAGAGCGGCACCGGCAAGGGCGTTACCGCGCGCTCGATCCACGAGATGAGTGCGCGCAGCGAGTTCCCGTTCATCCCGGTGAACTGCGGCGCGATCCCGGAGAACCTGCTCGAGAGCGAGTTCTTCGGCCACACCAAGGGCGCCTTCACCGGCGCCGACCGCGCGCGCAAGGGCCTCTTCTCGCAGGCCGACCGCGGCACGCTGTTCCTCGACGAGATCGGCGAGCTGCCGCTGCACATGCAGACCAAGCTCTTGCACGTGATCGAGGACAAGGAGGTGCGCCCGCTCGGCGGCGAGCAGGCGCGCCGGGTCGACACGCGGATCGTCGCCGCGACCAATCGCAACCTCGCCGACATGGTGAAGGAGGGCACCTTCCGCGAGGACCTCTTCTTCCGCCTGTCGATGTTCCACATCCACATCCCGCCGCTGCGCGAGCGGCGCGAGGACATCTCGCGGCTGATCCGCTACGTGCTGCAGAACCTCGCCGGCAACGCCAGCAAGAAGGTGCTCGAGCTCGACCCGATGGCTGAGGAGCTGCTCGCCGACTATGCCTGGCCGGGCAACGTGCGCGAGCTGGAGAACGTGATCAACCGCGCCTACATCCTCGCCGACGGCGGCCGCATCACGCTCTCCGACCTGCCGCCGGACATCGCCCGCAACACCGTGAGCAGCAAGCCGGTCAGTGGCATGGATGTTGCTGTCAGCGGGGGCTTGCGCGAGCAGCTGCGGCGCCTGGAGGCCGACATCATCTTCCGTGCGCTGAAGGATTGCGGCGGCGACCGCAAGGTGGCCGCGCAGCGGCTGGAGATCGGGCTGTCCAGCCTGTACCGCAAGCTCGAGGAGTTCGAGGCGCTGGGCATGATGCGCCTCGAGGCCTGA
- a CDS encoding tetratricopeptide repeat protein, whose protein sequence is MLQKLSLTALALIASTLLHAADPLTDAVRAIEAGRHAQAAQMLTPLANGGNPLAQFRLGALYYQGHGVPEDEKQAIYWWKKAAAQGYTEAMFQLGSAYLFGSQIAKIVPDPDREAAMWYFQAASAGHAEAQYHLGLLFLAGKGVIDSRTEAARWMRKAAAQGHPEAKKALASIEGGK, encoded by the coding sequence ATGCTGCAAAAACTTTCGCTGACCGCCCTCGCCCTCATCGCCAGCACGCTGCTCCATGCCGCCGACCCGCTCACCGACGCCGTCCGCGCGATCGAGGCCGGCCGCCATGCACAGGCCGCACAAATGCTGACGCCGCTGGCCAACGGCGGCAACCCGCTCGCCCAGTTCCGCCTCGGCGCGCTCTACTACCAGGGGCACGGCGTCCCCGAAGATGAGAAACAGGCGATCTACTGGTGGAAAAAGGCGGCGGCGCAGGGCTACACGGAGGCGATGTTCCAGCTCGGCTCGGCCTACCTGTTCGGTTCGCAAATCGCAAAAATCGTACCCGACCCCGACCGTGAGGCGGCGATGTGGTACTTCCAGGCAGCCAGCGCCGGCCATGCCGAGGCGCAGTACCACCTCGGCCTGCTTTTCCTCGCCGGCAAGGGCGTCATCGACAGCCGCACCGAAGCCGCACGCTGGATGCGCAAGGCCGCCGCCCAGGGACATCCGGAAGCGAAGAAGGCGCTCGCCAGCATCGAAGGCGGCAAGTAA
- a CDS encoding sensor histidine kinase yields the protein MVAGQDKPGSAEQYPIRGTSLRRKGMWTVVVLLIYFAGVMAVISYERTILVESVAELEEIHGLEQRQVALNMTVSRAVLAVNENYFAPNIEESAKVLVLEVEAVLSGLTRLLPHYPFLADGVAALNRGIEELSTSPSRAAIADLRGGMHRLVIDLDTVTNDINNRSQRLLYRYRSTFDRLTMEWTAFVVIGLTVLGGLIMFFFRRLAEDIGVARERAVAIVRGYRGEPLKVQRDDELGSLMSAINDMQRDLRHHESEIEVARQQQFHKEKMAAVGSLAAAVAHEINNPLSAIVGIAQAIDEECQKEDCAQYRSVCHPEMILDQAKRVMHITRQISEFSVPQSPDPELIDLNGLIRSTCNFVAFDRRFRLLELKMDLEPALPAVYAVADQLVQVAMNLLINAADALQGRTDPLPKIEVSTAVKDGMVLLSVRDNGTGIAPEVIDQVFNERFTTKGPGKGSGLGLFLCRELIRGAGGEITLNSEVGTGTLVTVSLPVPAALGA from the coding sequence ATGGTAGCTGGGCAGGACAAGCCGGGCAGCGCTGAGCAGTATCCCATCCGGGGGACGTCGCTGCGCCGCAAGGGCATGTGGACCGTGGTCGTGTTGCTCATCTATTTCGCCGGCGTGATGGCGGTCATTTCGTACGAACGCACCATTCTCGTCGAATCGGTGGCCGAGCTGGAGGAAATCCACGGCCTCGAGCAGCGCCAGGTGGCGCTCAACATGACCGTCTCGCGCGCGGTGCTGGCCGTCAACGAAAATTATTTTGCACCCAATATCGAGGAGTCGGCAAAGGTTCTCGTGCTCGAGGTCGAGGCCGTGCTCTCCGGGCTGACCCGGCTGCTGCCGCATTACCCCTTCCTCGCCGACGGCGTCGCCGCGCTCAACCGCGGCATCGAGGAGCTGTCGACCTCGCCGTCGCGGGCGGCGATCGCCGACCTGCGCGGCGGCATGCACCGGCTGGTGATCGACCTCGACACGGTGACCAACGACATCAACAACCGCAGCCAGCGGCTGCTCTACCGCTACCGCAGCACCTTCGACCGGCTGACGATGGAATGGACCGCCTTCGTCGTCATCGGTCTGACCGTGCTCGGCGGCCTGATCATGTTCTTCTTCCGCCGTCTCGCCGAGGACATCGGCGTCGCCCGCGAGCGGGCGGTGGCGATCGTTCGCGGCTACCGCGGCGAGCCGCTGAAGGTGCAGCGCGACGACGAGCTGGGCTCGCTGATGAGCGCGATCAACGACATGCAGCGCGACCTGCGCCACCACGAGTCGGAGATCGAGGTCGCCCGCCAGCAGCAGTTCCACAAGGAGAAGATGGCGGCGGTCGGCTCGCTCGCTGCGGCGGTCGCGCACGAGATCAACAACCCGCTGTCGGCGATCGTCGGCATCGCGCAGGCGATCGACGAGGAATGCCAGAAGGAGGACTGCGCGCAGTACCGCAGCGTCTGTCATCCGGAGATGATCCTCGACCAGGCCAAGCGGGTGATGCACATCACCCGCCAGATCAGCGAATTCTCGGTGCCGCAGTCGCCCGATCCGGAGCTGATCGACCTCAACGGCCTGATCCGCAGCACCTGCAATTTCGTCGCCTTCGACCGCCGCTTCCGCCTCCTCGAGCTGAAGATGGACCTCGAGCCGGCGCTGCCGGCGGTGTACGCCGTCGCCGACCAGCTGGTACAGGTGGCAATGAATTTGCTTATAAATGCTGCCGATGCGCTGCAGGGGCGAACCGATCCGCTGCCGAAGATCGAGGTCAGTACCGCCGTCAAGGACGGCATGGTGCTGCTCTCGGTCCGCGACAACGGGACCGGCATCGCCCCCGAGGTCATCGACCAGGTGTTCAACGAGCGCTTCACGACGAAGGGGCCGGGCAAGGGGTCCGGGCTGGGACTGTTCCTGTGCCGCGAGCTGATCCGCGGCGCCGGCGGCGAGATCACGCTGAACTCCGAGGTCGGCACCGGCACGCTGGTGACGGTCAGCCTGCCGGTGCCGGCGGCGCTCGGGGCGTAA
- a CDS encoding c-type cytochrome: MIRVLFAAALLLPAAGFAADLAKGHRVYMQHCANCHGPNGISVMAGAPNLARQEGLRQPDMMLLQTIKAGRRGQPPFMGILSDPDILDALAYARTLR; this comes from the coding sequence ATGATCAGAGTCCTGTTCGCCGCCGCGCTGCTGCTGCCGGCCGCCGGCTTCGCCGCCGACCTCGCCAAGGGGCACCGCGTCTACATGCAGCACTGCGCCAACTGCCACGGGCCGAACGGCATCTCGGTGATGGCCGGTGCGCCCAACCTGGCGCGCCAGGAGGGCCTGCGCCAGCCGGACATGATGCTGCTGCAGACGATCAAGGCCGGCCGCCGCGGCCAGCCGCCGTTCATGGGCATCCTTTCCGATCCTGATATCCTTG
- a CDS encoding tetratricopeptide repeat protein: protein MSLQRIFRISLAGALLLPALAVAGAAEDYAVAKKAYDAGDVVGAMPLLRKGTDAGHAPSMVLLGDILDSSEFDEEAAVVFRKAADLGDAEGQFRLGKLYSLGEGVKKDLAEAHRLILAAAKQGHRQATNVIAQAYLSAQLGIPESAREGEESLRWVKAAVDNDYLPAIDAMVLAYRNGGFGLAPDAKEADRLQAKANALRNVQQATTRPKRRAAK, encoded by the coding sequence ATGTCGCTGCAAAGGATTTTCCGGATTTCCCTGGCGGGCGCGCTGCTGCTGCCCGCGCTCGCCGTCGCCGGGGCGGCCGAGGATTACGCCGTCGCCAAGAAGGCCTACGACGCCGGCGACGTCGTCGGCGCGATGCCGCTGCTGCGCAAGGGCACCGATGCCGGGCACGCGCCGTCGATGGTGCTGCTCGGCGACATCCTCGACAGCTCGGAGTTCGACGAGGAGGCCGCGGTGGTGTTCCGCAAGGCCGCCGACCTGGGTGACGCCGAAGGTCAGTTCCGCCTGGGCAAGCTCTACTCGCTCGGCGAAGGCGTCAAGAAGGACCTCGCCGAAGCCCACCGCCTGATCCTGGCGGCGGCGAAGCAGGGGCACCGGCAGGCGACCAATGTCATCGCGCAGGCCTACCTCAGCGCCCAGCTCGGCATTCCCGAGAGCGCGCGCGAGGGCGAGGAGTCGCTGCGCTGGGTCAAAGCCGCAGTCGACAACGACTACCTGCCGGCGATCGACGCGATGGTGCTGGCCTACCGCAACGGCGGTTTCGGCCTGGCGCCGGACGCCAAGGAGGCCGATCGCCTGCAGGCGAAGGCAAACGCGCTGCGCAACGTGCAGCAGGCGACGACGCGTCCGAAGCGGAGGGCCGCCAAATGA